In Sphaeramia orbicularis chromosome 10, fSphaOr1.1, whole genome shotgun sequence, the following proteins share a genomic window:
- the nkx3-2 gene encoding homeobox protein Nkx-3.2, with translation MAVRGNSLMPFSIQAILNKKDDSRHLPDLDMCFSKTACWKIFGEMNGGSRRDDAEACEPPDQKSYDSDSGLSDDNDGKTPAACKSEKDGDPASDVPEESLQEETDHESTAVENTKSDSEPNNATDSSTLDDKSHDQPKQRKKRSRAAFSHAQVFELERRFNHQRYLSGPERADLAASLKLTETQVKIWFQNRRYKTKRRQMAADLMASTPAAKKVAVKVLVRDDQRQYNPGEILRPPLLSLQPSYYYPYAYCLPAWTLSACAGNQ, from the exons ATGGCCGTTCGTGGAAACTCGCTGATGCCTTTCTCAATCCAAGCCATCCTGAACAAAAAGGACGACAGCAGACACTTGCCAGATTTGGACATGTGTTTCTCCAAAACGGCGTGCTGGAAAATATTTGGGGAGATGAACGGCGGGTCTAGGAGAGATGATGCGGAGGCGTGTGAGCCCCCGGACCAGAAAAGCTACGATTCGGATTCGGGACTGAGCGATGACAACGACGGCAAAACTCCTGCCGCGTGCAAGTCGGAAAAAGACGGAGACCCTGCATCAGATGTTCCCGAGGAAAGTCTGCAGGAGGAGACAGACCACGAGTCCACAGCTGTAGAAAACACAAAGAGTGACAGTGAACCGAATAATGCAACAG ATTCCAGCACCCTGGATGACAAGAGCCACGACCAGCCTAAACAGCGGAAGAAGCGCTCCAGGGCGGCCTTCTCCCATGCGCAGGTCTTCGAGTTGGAGCGCCGCTTTAACCACCAGCGGTACCTGTCCGGACCGGAGCGGGCGGACCTGGCGGCCTCCCTGAAGCTCACAGAGACTCAGGTCAAGATCTGGTTCCAGAATCGCAGGTACAAGACGAAACGCCGCCAGATGGCCGCAGATCTGATGGCCTCGACCCCGGCGGCGAAGAAGGTGGCGGTGAAAGTTTTGGTCCGGGACGACCAGAGACAGTACAACCCGGGGGAGATCCTGCGGCCCCCGCTGCTCTCCCTCCAGCCGTCCTACTATTACCCGTACGCGTACTGCCTCCCTGCATGGACACTGTCTGCGTGTGCGGGGAATCAGTGA